The region TTACTTCATACTGTACAGCACCAACCTTGTACATCCAAACACTGAAAAGCTTTTGGAAACAAATAATTATGATCTTAGTGACAAACTGCGATGCACAGTTTTAGCTTCATCTGCTGAAACTGTGTAATTTATGGGTCTGATTTGAAACACTTCCATCCACAGTTTTGGCACATTGTTCATCAGTCTTCCATATCTGATTGTCACTGGCCAGTGCGAAGGACAGAAGATATGGGAGTAATATGCCGCCTTGGGCAGAGAATCTTGCTAAAGGCTCTGCGGAAGCTACTGTGGCAAAGCGGGTACAGGAATGGGTTAATAGCAGAGTTGAGCCACAGGAGCCAGAAGGTGACCTCGTACCAGTGATGCTGGATGCACCGCCCTCTGCAGGCAGCACGGATGATCATCAGTAGGGTGTACGGTGCCCAGCAgatggcaaacacacacactatgatgGCCAGGGACTTAGCAATTTTCTTATCCCTGGACAGACGGCTAGGCTGGGCAGCCCTGCTGGTTGAGGGATCTAGTTTACTCAAACTGGGAGAGGAGGTCTGGGAGTTGATTGAGCCTCTTACAGCCAGTTTCATCCCAAACCCACAGTTGTGGGACAGGGGGATACCTTTCTCCTGGGCAGAGGCAGGTACGCTCAATTGCAGGTGGAGCTGGGCCTCCCTGCTGTGGAGCCTCCTCCTGCGTATGCTGAGGTAAATGCTGAGGTTGAAGAAAGCCACagagatgaaaggagagaagaacTCCAGCATGGAGGCACTCAGCAGGAAGTACCAAGAGTAATAGAACTCTGCAAAGCACTCATCCTTTGGCACACGTCTTCTGCCCACCACCAGTTCCCAGAATATGATAGCTGGGCCATACAGGACAAAGGCTAGCACCCAAACAGCAATCATCTTGACTACGGCTTGATGAGTCATGCCCTGCCTGGCACGGTAACTTACCTGCAAATATAAGcagaaatcaaaaaaatatactgTGTGATACTGTCAGCGTGGAGTCACTCAATTGTATTTGTAGTTGCTGCATGCTGCAATTATTGTAGAAATAGAGCAAAATAACGAATGTTTTATGCTAAAGTACACTATCTTTAACCATAAAAAGGTAGGCAATGTTCATTTAACAGCATTGGTGGAAGAGGTATTGAGATTTACAAGAGCCATAACACAGTGTAAAATAGTGCATTGCAattaaaaatacagttaaatattgagtaaatgttttaaaagtatgCAAAGTATTGAAAGTgttgttttatcatttgttttaaaatgttattgtcaTTAGTGATGCATTCATTCGTtaacagcatttaaatgttgctACTGGTCAGGGTGGAGCTACATTTCAGTGTTAATTTCACCTGTTATAGTTTAATCTTTGACAGTGTATCATATTTTATGAGCTGATCACatgttttttctgtaaaatatgtatCTTAAAAGTAACTAGTGGTGTTATTATAGCTGTCAAATGGAGTAAAAAGTCCATTTGCTCAAGAAGCAGAAACTAGAAGTGCTTAAGCAGAGTAGACATGCCTTaacaactgtagtgcagtattTGGGTATATTTACTGAAACACATCACTGATCTTCTTGTACTAATCACAGCACAGTGGCACAATGAATACAGAGGCCATCTTTCAACCAGAAGCCATATCTTAAACCATGTTAACAAAAACATCCAGTGAAACCCTtcaaaactgagaaaaactgagaATTACGATAATCATCAAGctaataacatttaaaacatataatatgCAGCTTTGGAGACACACAATGACATGTTTGTGAAATCATAGAACATGTTGGCCGACAAACAGAACATGTGAACTTTGCAACATCCTGACATCATGCTCTGCAGAAAAGTGGGTGAATGAGTGTTCAGTCAATGAGGCACTTCTCATGACCACTCCTATGTTCCTGTCCACATTCTTGTTCTGCGGGCAACATACTTTACACCCTCTCCAGCTGCTCTGCCCCTGTTCTGAATGACAAGAAATAAACCACAGTTCTTCGAGGAATatggaaaatgtttgtgtaaatgAATTGGTATGTAGTGATTCAGTACAGTGAATATTTCCCCTGTTTCACTTAGTGTTGTTGCACTCAACGGAGAAGAATCAAGTGTACTCATAAATCCGATCTGAAATTTTGCATATCTTTTTGAGGTTTGTTAGATTAATCCTGGGAGTTTCTAGAGATTGACCTTAGCTCTTTCTTATCATCCTAAATA is a window of Anoplopoma fimbria isolate UVic2021 breed Golden Eagle Sablefish chromosome 3, Afim_UVic_2022, whole genome shotgun sequence DNA encoding:
- the LOC129089276 gene encoding histamine H3 receptor-like, coding for MVMMVTLVVVIVLGNALVIFAFKVDKSLRRQCNYYFLNLAISDLLVGAFCIPVYMPYILTGRWTLGRGLCKLWLVMDYLLCSASVFNIVLISYDRFLSVTRAVSYRARQGMTHQAVVKMIAVWVLAFVLYGPAIIFWELVVGRRRVPKDECFAEFYYSWYFLLSASMLEFFSPFISVAFFNLSIYLSIRRRRLHSREAQLHLQLSVPASAQEKGIPLSHNCGFGMKLAVRGSINSQTSSPSLSKLDPSTSRAAQPSRLSRDKKIAKSLAIIVCVFAICWAPYTLLMIIRAACRGRCIQHHWYEVTFWLLWLNSAINPFLYPLCHSSFRRAFSKILCPRRHITPISSVLRTGQ